A stretch of Haloarcula marismortui ATCC 43049 DNA encodes these proteins:
- a CDS encoding SOS response-associated peptidase, with the protein MCGRNSLFIDQADLEARFDAEVVTDGGYTPRYNIAPGDDLHIVTNEAPDEIEAYHWGLIPFWADEPEEGIINARSETADEKRVFEQAWETRPCLVPSSGFYEWKSPNGGSKQPYRIFREDDPAFAMAGLWDVWEGDDETISCVTILTTEPNDLMNSIHDRMPVVLPKDAESDWLAADPDTRNELCQPYPKDDLDAYEISTRVNNPGNGDPQIIERLDHEQSGLGEFSSG; encoded by the coding sequence ATGTGTGGCCGAAACTCGCTCTTCATCGACCAGGCCGACCTCGAGGCCCGCTTCGACGCCGAGGTCGTCACGGACGGCGGGTACACACCCCGATACAACATCGCTCCTGGCGACGACCTCCACATCGTCACGAACGAGGCTCCAGACGAGATCGAGGCCTACCACTGGGGATTGATTCCGTTCTGGGCGGACGAGCCCGAGGAGGGCATCATCAACGCTCGCTCCGAGACTGCCGACGAGAAACGTGTCTTCGAGCAAGCGTGGGAAACCCGTCCTTGCCTCGTACCCTCGTCAGGGTTCTACGAGTGGAAATCGCCGAACGGCGGGTCGAAACAGCCATACCGAATTTTTCGCGAGGACGACCCCGCGTTCGCGATGGCTGGGCTCTGGGACGTCTGGGAAGGCGACGACGAGACGATCTCGTGCGTCACGATTCTCACGACGGAGCCGAACGACCTGATGAACTCAATCCACGACCGGATGCCGGTCGTCCTCCCAAAGGACGCTGAGTCCGACTGGCTCGCCGCAGATCCGGACACCCGCAATGAACTGTGCCAGCCGTACCCGAAGGACGATCTGGACGCCTACGAAATCTCGACGCGGGTCAACAACCCCGGCAACGGCGATCCCCAGATCATCGAGCGGCTGGACCACGAGCAATCGGGCCTCGGCGAGTTCAGTTCGGGATAG
- a CDS encoding Cdc6/Cdc18 family protein, which produces MIRDARVLRAGFVPREVEHRDAEVNHLSSVLEPITNGEPADTAIVTGPSGAGKTCISQFVTERLREEVLDVETTYVNCWRNYTRFRTLYQILDDLGATIDIHRQSTPHDELVDRLQQHDGPRTVVILDEVDQLEDPSVIYDLHSLPQFAIICIANKEEELFSRVDDRLVSRLRSSEHVRMDKYHDEQLYDILSARAKWGLDEDVITDDQLYRIADAAAGDARLAIGILRTAAGKADRENHERITDDILLNAAEDARAQIKQKSLDSLTPHQRVVYDIVREHGPIGPSEIHERYSEDVDDPRTKRTIRTYLSKMEQYNLLEAEGTSRDREYSLVDSAAASPMQ; this is translated from the coding sequence ATGATCCGCGATGCTCGCGTTCTCCGCGCCGGGTTCGTCCCTCGGGAAGTTGAGCATCGCGACGCCGAAGTTAACCACCTCTCCAGCGTTCTTGAGCCCATCACGAACGGAGAACCCGCCGACACGGCCATCGTCACTGGACCCAGCGGCGCCGGCAAGACGTGCATCTCGCAATTCGTCACCGAACGCCTACGTGAGGAGGTCCTCGATGTCGAGACCACCTACGTCAACTGCTGGCGCAACTACACCCGGTTCCGCACGCTCTACCAGATCCTCGACGACCTCGGCGCGACCATCGACATCCACCGACAGTCGACGCCGCACGACGAACTCGTCGACCGCCTCCAGCAGCATGACGGCCCGCGAACCGTCGTCATTCTCGACGAGGTCGACCAACTGGAGGACCCCAGCGTCATCTACGACCTCCACAGCCTCCCGCAGTTCGCGATCATCTGCATCGCGAACAAGGAAGAGGAGCTGTTCAGCCGCGTCGACGACCGCCTCGTGAGCCGCCTGCGCTCCAGCGAACACGTCCGGATGGACAAGTACCACGACGAGCAGCTGTACGACATTCTGAGTGCGCGGGCGAAGTGGGGACTCGATGAGGACGTCATCACCGACGACCAGCTCTACCGGATCGCCGACGCGGCCGCCGGCGACGCCCGCCTCGCAATCGGCATCCTCCGAACAGCCGCCGGCAAGGCCGATCGCGAGAACCATGAGCGCATCACCGACGATATTCTCCTGAACGCCGCCGAGGATGCTCGGGCCCAGATCAAGCAGAAGAGCCTCGACTCGCTCACGCCGCACCAGCGCGTCGTCTACGACATCGTTCGCGAGCACGGCCCGATCGGGCCAAGCGAGATTCACGAGCGCTATTCCGAGGACGTCGATGATCCGCGGACGAAACGGACTATCCGCACGTACCTCTCGAAGATGGAGCAGTACAACCTCCTCGAGGCGGAGGGGACGAGTCGGGACCGAGAGTACTCGCTCGTCGATTCGGCGGCGGCGTCGCCGATGCAGTGA
- a CDS encoding DEAD/DEAH box helicase: MTLRDVSWEPVYESEFRTNRTLMETFYRPFLNEVIRYDRLAGYLSLRSLAHALEGVDSLLETDGTVRVIAGADLQKREKGAMFPDADEPLEPWVESQLTIIATLLDRGDLQIKVGDPKGGDGLFHPKLGIGVDREGNKISFEGSINETLSAWQYNYERFKVHRSWSRGEAKYVEEDVSTFNALWNGFHPSVDVFELDEAARQDLIDWKDTDGTLEEHVERVQNHDPQTTVPEDDTAGVVSVAGRTPGGIHLAEEISTVTPWPHQRTISDTAVSIYPNNLLFCDEVGLGKTIEAGLTLSRLMQVGEAEQALFLVPAGLVQQWQNELLDRFNIHAYYHERSYDGDYMIGPLGDAEDHRIPTSGAVDADAWENTPIGSFVTERDEPTVVIESWHTARREGNQGHVAPRIDENVWDLTVVDEAHSAREETKLYDLLGQAEEASRCLYALTATPMQLNVGELYDLLRLCDLPEGWDDKDRFVEFFETRQALEDSLSTVGSRYQNIADGQQQVLQQFQKELDLEEDEGRPRIERFGKLIHEHLTSNPGYDEQAKALVEATDTESIQQRKALEKLVGVRETSPRFDDPRSLIFDCGPTEWSALVEASQWATPVQSRIFRNTRAVLEQCQDLGLLDDTVPTRDVETKRIELGDAAPLYDQVEQYIDETYKQSQKILTGKEKLALGFVMTTYRQRLTSSLHAIKQSLQRRMEKLDEKVEDMTEEVSELSRDAGVTEATIDEAIGQASLDAYQPSSRGAADVIQAERTALQEFVDDLRQAHTDPKVAQLRRDIRSLRQSARDNIIIFTQYHDTLEHIRETLTDTHPNVGTYSGGGGMQYDETTGEWVNVGKEAIKRDFTDGDTNILICTDSASEGLNLQTADALINFDLPWNPMRVEQRIGRIDRIGQKNEVVKIINYAYKDSIDGDIYEELEGRLQLFENVVGPMRPVLNSIEQDIKDAVMGSSGSDDTREPSEQVVEEADSRAKRAQEKAEETGLAGEPEEVATKEAIIESSGLDGWEPYCYPAFDEIGTGDRSYEPLVSLETIETQITQSDRLEETEWSFTALRNHDRADDFEDIVDDAYVLELPEEDAVAMPESLGETAQAELGGGSGVVVTFNPEIAEQFPSIRLLLPGDPLFEALVREAAPAEVDNVEFVCGQRGESGSSVTRSSRVAEAKQATVVEPAVTSESVKNLLGGTNSVSDIDDAEQTVLNWLSQLPATE; encoded by the coding sequence ATGACCCTCAGGGACGTCTCGTGGGAGCCGGTGTACGAGAGCGAGTTCCGGACCAACCGGACGCTCATGGAGACGTTCTACCGGCCATTCCTCAACGAGGTTATCCGCTACGACCGGCTGGCCGGCTATCTGAGTCTGCGTAGTCTGGCGCACGCTCTCGAAGGGGTTGACTCCCTCCTCGAGACTGATGGAACAGTACGTGTCATCGCTGGAGCCGATCTCCAGAAGCGCGAGAAGGGAGCGATGTTCCCTGACGCAGATGAACCCCTCGAACCGTGGGTTGAGTCCCAACTCACCATCATCGCGACCCTCCTCGACCGCGGCGACCTCCAAATCAAGGTCGGCGACCCCAAAGGCGGTGACGGACTCTTCCACCCGAAGCTCGGCATCGGTGTCGATCGCGAGGGCAACAAGATCAGCTTCGAGGGAAGTATCAACGAGACGCTCAGTGCGTGGCAGTACAACTACGAACGCTTCAAAGTTCATCGCTCCTGGAGTCGCGGCGAAGCGAAGTACGTCGAGGAAGACGTCTCGACGTTCAACGCACTCTGGAACGGTTTCCACCCCTCCGTCGATGTCTTCGAGCTCGACGAAGCTGCACGCCAGGACCTCATCGACTGGAAGGACACCGATGGAACACTTGAGGAACACGTCGAGCGGGTCCAGAATCACGACCCCCAAACGACGGTGCCCGAAGACGATACCGCTGGCGTCGTCTCGGTCGCCGGACGAACACCGGGAGGAATCCATCTCGCAGAGGAAATCAGTACTGTCACCCCCTGGCCCCATCAGCGAACGATCTCCGATACAGCAGTCAGTATCTACCCGAACAACCTCCTGTTCTGTGACGAGGTGGGCCTCGGCAAAACCATCGAAGCAGGCCTGACCCTCTCACGGCTGATGCAGGTCGGAGAGGCTGAGCAGGCGCTGTTTCTGGTTCCTGCAGGGTTGGTACAGCAGTGGCAGAACGAACTCCTCGACCGCTTCAATATCCACGCCTACTATCACGAACGGTCCTACGACGGTGATTACATGATCGGTCCTCTCGGAGACGCAGAGGACCACCGTATCCCCACATCCGGAGCGGTCGACGCCGATGCCTGGGAGAACACGCCGATTGGTTCGTTCGTTACGGAGAGAGATGAGCCAACCGTCGTAATCGAGTCGTGGCATACCGCCCGCCGCGAAGGTAATCAGGGACACGTCGCCCCACGCATCGACGAGAACGTGTGGGACCTCACAGTCGTCGACGAGGCACACAGTGCTCGCGAGGAGACGAAACTCTACGACCTGCTCGGACAAGCCGAGGAGGCCTCCCGGTGTCTCTACGCTCTCACGGCGACGCCTATGCAGCTGAATGTTGGCGAGCTCTACGATCTCCTTCGACTGTGCGATCTTCCAGAGGGTTGGGACGACAAGGACCGATTCGTCGAGTTCTTCGAAACACGGCAGGCACTCGAGGACAGCCTCAGCACCGTCGGCTCTCGGTATCAGAATATAGCCGATGGACAGCAACAGGTTCTCCAACAGTTCCAGAAAGAGCTCGATCTGGAGGAGGACGAAGGCCGACCGAGAATTGAACGGTTCGGGAAACTCATTCACGAACATCTCACGTCGAATCCCGGCTACGACGAGCAGGCGAAGGCGCTAGTCGAGGCGACGGACACGGAGTCAATTCAACAGCGGAAAGCCCTCGAGAAACTCGTCGGCGTGCGCGAAACCTCCCCTCGCTTTGACGATCCTCGCTCGCTCATTTTCGACTGTGGGCCAACGGAGTGGAGCGCACTTGTGGAAGCTTCTCAGTGGGCGACACCAGTTCAGTCCCGCATCTTCCGGAATACTCGAGCGGTCTTGGAGCAGTGTCAGGATCTGGGGCTCCTCGACGATACGGTTCCGACTCGGGATGTCGAGACAAAACGTATCGAGCTGGGTGACGCAGCCCCGCTGTACGATCAGGTAGAGCAGTATATTGATGAGACGTATAAGCAGTCGCAGAAAATCCTGACAGGGAAGGAGAAGCTCGCGTTGGGCTTCGTGATGACCACGTATCGTCAACGCCTGACGAGCAGTCTACACGCCATCAAGCAGAGCCTCCAGCGCCGGATGGAGAAGCTCGACGAGAAGGTTGAGGACATGACCGAGGAGGTCTCCGAGCTTAGTAGGGACGCCGGAGTGACGGAAGCGACCATCGACGAGGCAATCGGCCAAGCATCCCTCGACGCCTATCAGCCGAGTAGTCGTGGCGCGGCTGACGTGATTCAGGCGGAGCGGACGGCCCTCCAAGAGTTCGTGGACGATCTCAGGCAAGCCCACACCGACCCGAAGGTAGCGCAGCTGCGCCGCGACATTCGCTCACTCCGTCAGAGCGCCCGTGATAACATTATCATCTTCACGCAGTATCACGACACCCTCGAGCATATCCGTGAGACGCTGACAGACACGCATCCAAACGTCGGTACGTACAGTGGTGGTGGCGGGATGCAGTACGACGAAACAACCGGAGAGTGGGTGAACGTCGGTAAAGAGGCGATCAAGCGCGATTTCACTGACGGGGATACCAATATCCTGATCTGTACAGACAGCGCGAGTGAGGGGCTGAACCTCCAAACCGCGGATGCGCTGATCAATTTCGATTTGCCGTGGAATCCGATGCGGGTTGAACAACGCATCGGTCGAATCGACCGTATTGGCCAGAAGAACGAGGTCGTGAAGATCATCAACTACGCCTATAAGGACAGCATCGACGGCGACATCTACGAGGAACTGGAGGGACGGTTACAGCTGTTCGAGAACGTGGTTGGGCCGATGCGTCCGGTACTGAACAGCATCGAGCAGGACATCAAAGACGCCGTTATGGGTAGTTCCGGATCGGATGACACCAGAGAGCCAAGTGAGCAAGTCGTCGAAGAAGCGGACTCACGGGCAAAACGTGCCCAGGAGAAAGCCGAGGAGACCGGGCTAGCAGGTGAGCCAGAAGAGGTGGCGACGAAAGAGGCGATAATCGAGAGTTCCGGACTTGACGGGTGGGAACCCTATTGCTATCCCGCATTCGATGAGATCGGGACCGGTGATCGGTCGTATGAACCGTTGGTGAGCTTGGAGACGATCGAGACGCAGATTACGCAAAGCGACCGCCTCGAAGAGACAGAATGGTCGTTTACTGCCCTCCGGAACCATGACCGCGCCGACGACTTCGAAGATATCGTCGACGATGCATACGTTCTGGAACTGCCAGAGGAGGATGCAGTAGCAATGCCGGAGTCGCTCGGAGAGACAGCTCAGGCAGAGCTTGGAGGGGGTAGCGGTGTTGTTGTGACGTTCAACCCAGAGATTGCTGAGCAGTTCCCGTCGATTCGGCTGCTCCTACCTGGAGATCCACTATTCGAAGCGCTCGTCCGCGAAGCTGCCCCAGCAGAAGTCGATAATGTGGAGTTCGTCTGTGGTCAGCGTGGAGAGAGTGGATCGTCTGTTACCCGAAGTAGTCGGGTCGCCGAAGCCAAACAAGCGACTGTTGTAGAACCAGCTGTAACGAGTGAGAGTGTGAAAAATCTCCTCGGGGGGACGAACTCAGTCTCAGACATTGACGATGCAGAGCAAACTGTACTGAACTGGTTATCCCAACTTCCAGCTACAGAGTAG
- a CDS encoding DUF1156 domain-containing protein has translation MSDSHTTSETESESDDEYTSLAIEGELPLKAVGIENLKEANPKHMPPHRYIHPWFARRPTPAARLAILGSVMEEGTSADELLSLMQIGPDGLEENISEYVQERKTTEGQRDGTLGEWYGYPRPFTQSPTEDELADLHTSLRETWDGELPTVLDATAGGGVIPFESIRYDLPTIANELNPVPSVILKVMLEYAPEVGSLEDDLYKWRDRIQKKASEELDDLYPTKRDGREVLASACTYHIQCESCAGTVPLMPKWWLHKRSAGEGVAIKPHYENGDVSYECVELTENSNTDFDPSEGTVSRSDVECPHCGVITEYEETRELLKNGEFEYQIYGVKYDDPRGGSGYRAGDDLDQQALKRAEERIESDFELLTFLSEKVEVSSRITDPATYGMEEWRDIFNPRQLVSHYEYCNAFRECAEEIREEYDTREAEAILTILTISASKMIDRNSRMSPWDTGRGYPANMFMSHNYSFRRVFCDNNLVSETMGYEDTSRKVIDCYEQLVEMAAGRDAAEVYCGDAADLTSKVGEGSVQAAVVDPPYYDSVMYAQLADGFYVLQKAYLSDVHPEFFTSELTNKSDEAVANTSRFEGLEGEKSKKQLAKEDYEEKMAEIFSELYETLEPGGVLTIMFTHKETDAWDTLSMSLIEAGFTITATHPITSEMPNRVVMRGSQSADSTILLTGRKPLHEKEDTGGATLWDDVKSETRSEAKKAARELLDSGLSLTKTDTIIAAFGPTLRVFADNYPVVDKKGEEVPPRDALSAARDAVAEVLAERYLDTKGFDDLDGLTRWYVLSWLIYETDTMPYDEARQLGIGVGVNIDDVKRDTKIWGKSSGDVQLKTHSNRVQDIVRVENGEDVSSRKYPVNPTDERFSHGIDAVHSAIHVYETKGPEAAWEWLSDRGLKNDERFRTTVTALLEVLPQEHETAETLRDILSGRTGEYLDIDISNINLNVRGEDDEDNQAALNEFE, from the coding sequence ATGAGCGACTCCCACACGACATCCGAGACCGAATCTGAATCTGACGACGAGTACACCTCGCTGGCAATCGAGGGCGAACTTCCCCTGAAGGCAGTGGGGATTGAGAATCTCAAGGAAGCGAATCCGAAGCACATGCCGCCGCACCGGTACATCCACCCGTGGTTCGCTCGCCGCCCCACCCCTGCGGCTCGTCTGGCGATTCTTGGATCGGTAATGGAGGAGGGAACGAGTGCGGATGAACTGCTGTCGCTGATGCAGATCGGGCCAGACGGTCTAGAAGAGAACATCAGCGAGTACGTTCAAGAGCGCAAGACGACTGAAGGACAGCGTGACGGGACACTCGGCGAGTGGTACGGCTATCCGAGACCGTTCACACAGTCTCCGACCGAAGACGAGCTGGCAGATCTACATACCTCGTTGCGAGAGACCTGGGATGGCGAATTACCGACTGTTCTAGATGCGACTGCTGGTGGCGGAGTGATTCCCTTCGAGTCCATCCGCTACGACTTGCCCACCATCGCGAATGAGCTGAATCCCGTCCCGTCGGTGATCCTGAAGGTGATGTTAGAGTACGCGCCGGAGGTCGGATCGCTCGAAGATGACCTCTACAAATGGCGCGACCGAATCCAAAAGAAGGCGAGCGAGGAGCTCGACGATCTGTACCCTACGAAGCGGGATGGCCGTGAAGTGCTGGCATCGGCCTGTACGTACCACATTCAGTGTGAGTCCTGTGCTGGGACGGTCCCGTTGATGCCGAAGTGGTGGCTCCACAAGCGTAGCGCCGGCGAAGGCGTCGCGATCAAACCACACTACGAGAACGGGGACGTGTCGTATGAATGCGTTGAGCTCACAGAGAACTCGAACACTGACTTCGATCCGTCGGAGGGGACAGTATCGCGCTCGGACGTAGAATGCCCCCACTGTGGTGTGATTACCGAGTACGAAGAGACTCGGGAACTGCTGAAGAACGGCGAGTTCGAGTACCAGATTTACGGTGTCAAGTACGACGATCCCCGTGGTGGTTCAGGGTATCGGGCGGGTGACGACCTCGACCAGCAAGCCCTCAAGCGCGCCGAAGAGCGTATCGAATCCGACTTCGAGCTGCTCACTTTCCTGTCTGAAAAGGTCGAAGTGAGTAGTCGTATCACCGATCCGGCGACTTACGGGATGGAGGAATGGCGAGATATCTTCAATCCGCGTCAGCTGGTCTCCCATTACGAGTACTGTAACGCATTTCGAGAATGCGCTGAGGAGATTCGTGAGGAATACGATACACGCGAGGCAGAGGCCATCCTGACGATCCTTACGATCTCTGCCAGTAAGATGATTGATCGGAACTCTCGAATGTCTCCGTGGGACACAGGAAGAGGATATCCTGCGAATATGTTCATGTCTCACAACTACTCGTTCCGTCGAGTGTTCTGCGACAACAATTTAGTCTCTGAAACGATGGGGTACGAAGATACCTCGCGGAAGGTGATCGACTGTTACGAGCAGCTCGTTGAGATGGCTGCGGGCCGAGACGCAGCAGAGGTGTACTGTGGGGATGCAGCTGATCTCACGTCGAAAGTCGGAGAGGGTTCTGTCCAAGCTGCAGTCGTTGACCCCCCATACTATGATAGCGTCATGTACGCCCAACTCGCAGATGGCTTCTACGTCCTGCAGAAGGCGTACTTGAGCGACGTCCATCCCGAGTTCTTCACCTCAGAACTAACCAACAAGTCTGACGAAGCTGTTGCGAATACCTCCAGATTCGAAGGACTGGAAGGTGAGAAGTCAAAGAAGCAACTCGCAAAAGAGGACTACGAAGAGAAGATGGCAGAAATCTTCTCTGAACTCTACGAGACTCTTGAGCCCGGCGGCGTCCTGACAATTATGTTCACACATAAGGAGACCGACGCCTGGGATACGCTGTCGATGTCGCTCATCGAAGCCGGGTTCACAATTACCGCGACACACCCGATCACAAGTGAAATGCCAAACCGCGTCGTGATGCGCGGGAGCCAGAGTGCTGACAGCACAATCCTCCTCACGGGACGGAAGCCGTTGCACGAGAAGGAGGATACTGGCGGGGCGACGCTCTGGGACGATGTGAAATCTGAGACACGGTCCGAAGCAAAGAAAGCTGCACGAGAGCTTCTGGACTCCGGTCTGAGCCTCACCAAGACGGACACGATTATCGCAGCGTTCGGTCCAACTCTACGCGTCTTCGCCGATAACTACCCCGTCGTGGATAAGAAGGGGGAGGAAGTCCCGCCCCGCGACGCACTTTCAGCCGCCCGCGACGCCGTCGCGGAAGTTCTCGCCGAGCGGTATCTGGACACGAAAGGCTTCGACGATCTTGACGGGCTGACGCGCTGGTACGTCCTCTCTTGGCTAATTTACGAAACAGACACGATGCCCTATGACGAGGCTCGACAGCTCGGAATCGGCGTCGGTGTCAACATCGACGACGTGAAACGGGACACCAAAATCTGGGGGAAAAGCAGTGGTGATGTCCAGCTCAAAACCCACAGCAACCGAGTACAGGACATCGTTCGTGTCGAAAACGGAGAAGACGTCTCCAGCCGCAAATATCCCGTGAACCCGACTGATGAACGCTTCAGTCACGGCATCGATGCAGTCCATTCTGCCATCCACGTCTACGAAACCAAAGGTCCAGAAGCTGCCTGGGAGTGGCTATCCGATCGTGGTCTGAAGAATGACGAGCGGTTCCGGACCACCGTCACTGCCCTCCTCGAGGTGCTTCCCCAAGAACACGAAACTGCGGAAACCCTTCGCGATATACTCTCGGGGCGCACGGGCGAATACCTCGATATCGACATCAGCAACATCAATCTCAACGTTCGAGGAGAGGACGACGAAGATAATCAGGCAGCACTCAACGAGTTCGAATAA
- a CDS encoding DUF7680 family protein produces MSQGIAEGNSFAFTTGAYGNRPTFVLTRDRVDDQHEITLYELAPRDIATARRERFERVQKAVSVSVRELEEAIVGDRSPSELPGADDAAYDWDDWCAIRIATLRGGAFNEVSFLIESTFRELSLDPETVCTGDPASVSLPEAAGVRLSIAFRAMKPMRRRDRLREVAKGIDQMSLGECYYWHAKARSPSSPSGTKALRVLLADHI; encoded by the coding sequence ATGAGCCAGGGCATCGCCGAGGGGAATTCGTTCGCCTTCACCACCGGCGCCTACGGGAATCGACCGACGTTCGTGTTGACGCGTGATCGGGTCGACGACCAGCACGAAATCACGCTCTACGAGCTGGCGCCCCGTGATATCGCGACGGCTCGACGAGAACGGTTCGAGAGAGTGCAAAAAGCGGTAAGCGTCTCAGTACGTGAACTGGAGGAGGCCATTGTCGGCGACCGTTCTCCGTCCGAACTCCCCGGGGCAGATGACGCAGCGTACGATTGGGATGACTGGTGTGCGATTCGTATCGCGACGTTACGCGGCGGGGCGTTCAACGAGGTTAGTTTCCTCATCGAATCCACCTTCCGTGAGCTGAGTCTTGATCCCGAGACCGTCTGTACAGGCGACCCCGCAAGCGTCAGTCTCCCCGAAGCGGCCGGTGTTCGGCTTTCGATCGCGTTCCGTGCGATGAAGCCAATGCGACGCCGGGACCGTCTTCGTGAAGTCGCAAAGGGAATCGACCAGATGAGCCTGGGTGAATGCTACTACTGGCACGCTAAGGCTCGCTCGCCGTCCTCGCCCAGCGGTACGAAAGCACTTCGCGTTTTGCTCGCCGACCACATCTAA